In uncultured Cohaesibacter sp., a genomic segment contains:
- a CDS encoding DUF6384 family protein, translating to MTKTNSAPALDEVMLAMDVVDTLRHHEDVALRELTQDGRDDALKEKLRSLYESQGLTVSDRILEEGIKALKESRFTYEPTPAGLSRTLAGLWIKRGAIAAGLGVLVLLAFVWTGWSVWQQTSAERAAEATRIELTVTLPEQVTAAAKAAIAEANTDGARKRIGQLQADATSALARSDAAATKVAIASLETVRQELVQTYDLRIVTGANERSGVFRVPDVNSGARNYYLIVEAVAADGALLSFPILNEETNKTEIVKKWGVRVPEATYNAVRDDKMDDGILQNSILASKPKGALDPVYSMRVSGGAITEW from the coding sequence ATGACCAAAACCAATTCTGCGCCAGCCCTTGACGAAGTCATGCTGGCCATGGATGTCGTGGACACCCTCCGGCACCATGAAGATGTCGCCTTGCGGGAGCTGACTCAGGACGGTCGCGATGACGCCCTGAAAGAGAAACTGCGCAGCCTTTATGAAAGCCAGGGTCTCACGGTTTCCGACCGCATTCTGGAAGAGGGCATCAAGGCCCTCAAGGAAAGCCGCTTCACCTATGAACCGACCCCGGCGGGACTTTCCCGCACGCTGGCCGGATTGTGGATCAAGCGCGGGGCGATTGCAGCCGGATTAGGGGTTTTGGTCCTTCTCGCCTTTGTCTGGACAGGCTGGTCCGTCTGGCAGCAGACGTCAGCAGAACGGGCGGCGGAAGCGACCCGGATCGAGCTGACCGTCACCCTGCCGGAACAGGTCACTGCAGCGGCCAAGGCCGCCATTGCCGAGGCCAATACCGACGGGGCACGCAAGCGTATCGGCCAGTTGCAGGCCGATGCCACATCGGCACTGGCCCGCTCGGATGCGGCAGCGACAAAAGTCGCCATCGCCTCGCTTGAGACGGTACGGCAGGAGCTCGTGCAGACCTATGACCTTCGAATCGTGACCGGAGCCAACGAGCGCAGCGGTGTCTTCCGCGTGCCCGATGTCAACAGCGGTGCCCGCAACTATTATCTGATCGTCGAGGCGGTTGCGGCAGATGGTGCGTTGTTGTCCTTCCCCATCCTCAACGAGGAAACCAACAAGACCGAGATCGTCAAGAAATGGGGCGTGCGGGTGCCGGAAGCGACCTACAATGCTGTCCGTGACGACAAGATGGACGACGGAATCCTGCAGAACAGTATTCTGGCGTCCAAGCCGAAAGGCGCACTCGATCCCGTCTATTCCATGCGCGTCTCCGGTGGCGCGATAACCGAGTGGTAG
- a CDS encoding CoA transferase → MTETGPNPTQPQSGTHTKSSSGHAAPLAGIKVLDFSRILSGPYASMVLADLGAEVIKVEPPIGGDDTRHFPPFQNGQSHYYMALNRNKKSISLDLKSPEGIGIAKRLARRSDILLENFRPGVMKRLGLDFDTLHGENDRLIYCSITGFGRHSPHGNKPAFDIVVQALSGVMHMNREPDEAPNKLALPMGDMAGSFFSLFGLLAALHERNQTGIGRHVEIAMLDSLIAMQGYLSQMYFVTGQCPQPVGTRHPSIVPYGSFPTSDGHVIVACLTERFWQNFARCLGLEALLEDTRFSVYENRLANRDPLEETISARMRQDTTGYWLDRLEAFDVPSAPILDIAQSLDQPHVADNALIEKVSHPQTGEMRLVRSPIRFDGMGPANARPPSLLGEDTAAVLSEALGLDDDEIADLAARGVVTLR, encoded by the coding sequence GTGACGGAAACCGGACCGAACCCTACGCAGCCCCAAAGCGGCACGCACACCAAAAGCAGCTCCGGCCACGCCGCGCCGCTGGCGGGGATCAAGGTGCTCGACTTTTCGCGGATCCTGTCCGGTCCCTATGCCTCCATGGTGCTGGCTGACCTGGGGGCTGAGGTGATCAAGGTCGAACCGCCCATAGGCGGCGATGACACCCGTCACTTCCCCCCCTTCCAGAACGGTCAGAGCCATTACTACATGGCGCTCAACCGCAACAAGAAGAGCATCAGCCTCGATCTCAAGTCGCCAGAGGGCATCGGGATCGCCAAAAGGCTCGCCCGCCGGAGCGACATCCTTCTCGAAAATTTCCGGCCCGGGGTCATGAAGCGACTGGGGCTCGATTTCGACACGCTGCATGGCGAAAACGACAGGCTGATTTATTGCTCCATCACGGGCTTTGGCAGACACAGCCCCCATGGCAACAAGCCGGCCTTCGACATTGTGGTGCAGGCACTTTCCGGGGTCATGCACATGAATCGCGAACCGGATGAGGCCCCCAACAAGCTCGCCCTGCCGATGGGGGACATGGCGGGCAGTTTCTTTTCCCTGTTCGGGCTTCTGGCCGCCCTGCATGAGCGCAACCAGACCGGCATCGGGCGGCATGTGGAAATCGCCATGCTCGACAGTCTCATTGCCATGCAGGGCTACCTGTCGCAGATGTATTTCGTCACCGGCCAATGCCCGCAACCGGTCGGAACGCGCCATCCGAGCATTGTACCCTATGGTTCGTTCCCGACGTCGGACGGTCATGTCATCGTCGCCTGCCTCACCGAGCGATTCTGGCAGAATTTTGCCCGCTGTCTGGGGCTTGAGGCCCTGTTGGAGGATACACGTTTCTCGGTCTATGAAAACCGGCTCGCCAACAGGGATCCTCTGGAGGAAACAATCTCAGCCAGAATGCGGCAGGACACGACCGGCTATTGGCTTGACCGGCTTGAAGCCTTTGACGTGCCGAGTGCGCCCATTCTCGACATTGCCCAATCGCTCGATCAACCCCACGTCGCCGACAACGCACTGATTGAAAAGGTTTCCCATCCACAAACGGGGGAGATGCGGCTGGTCCGCAGCCCGATCCGCTTCGATGGCATGGGCCCGGCAAATGCCCGCCCTCCGTCCCTGTTGGGCGAGGACACCGCAGCCGTGCTCTCAGAGGCACTGGGGCTTGACGATGACGAGATCGCCGACCTTGCCGCACGCGGTGTCGTGACCCTCCGCTGA
- a CDS encoding sulfite exporter TauE/SafE family protein, translated as MTDTLFLLLAAFMVGLSKGGLASAAAIAVPMLALFMNPVKAAATLLPVYIITDWIGVWLYRRNFSRRNVAILVPSLLFGVFIATIITPYTPEAVLLIFTGCIGLWFCARAWLKRKDEGKAEAHILPGIFWGTLTGIASFITHSGGPPSQAYLLPQKLPKLEFAGTIALTFAVGNLVKLPAYYAIGQMEGLNWGLIAQLAAAGIVGTLVGRYLMRILPEAIYMRVIQTLLFALSCILFVRGMMELTSGA; from the coding sequence TTGACTGATACGCTGTTTCTGTTGCTTGCCGCTTTTATGGTGGGCCTGTCCAAGGGTGGACTGGCGTCAGCTGCGGCCATTGCCGTGCCGATGCTGGCGCTGTTCATGAACCCGGTGAAGGCAGCCGCGACGCTGTTGCCGGTCTATATCATTACCGACTGGATCGGGGTGTGGCTCTACCGGCGCAACTTCTCGCGCCGCAATGTCGCCATTCTGGTGCCGTCGCTGCTGTTTGGCGTCTTCATTGCCACCATCATCACGCCCTATACGCCCGAGGCCGTGCTGCTGATCTTTACCGGCTGTATCGGCCTGTGGTTCTGTGCCCGGGCATGGCTCAAGCGGAAGGACGAGGGCAAGGCGGAAGCGCACATCCTGCCCGGAATTTTCTGGGGTACACTCACCGGCATCGCCAGTTTCATCACCCATTCCGGCGGGCCTCCGTCTCAGGCCTATCTGTTGCCGCAAAAGTTGCCCAAGCTGGAATTTGCCGGAACCATTGCGCTGACCTTTGCTGTCGGCAATCTGGTCAAGCTGCCCGCCTACTATGCGATCGGACAGATGGAAGGGCTCAACTGGGGCCTCATAGCCCAGCTGGCTGCCGCCGGTATCGTCGGCACGCTGGTTGGGCGCTATCTCATGCGTATTCTGCCCGAAGCGATCTACATGCGGGTGATCCAGACGTTGCTCTTTGCGCTGTCATGCATCCTGTTTGTTCGTGGCATGATGGAGCTGACATCGGGTGCTTGA
- a CDS encoding cell surface protein — protein sequence MAEIVPSSALQYLDKAMTTLRDLGLVHDEAEETPIVGLLEKIADIEPDKIAIITRTLQQMSIFNEVVREQVSQMSIGQRYEEISAAFNSIRDDAKTMVDQIEDGKLDVFERATNAWMKISRGDIASRFDKIKDTYLEVSKDTKANIEREQTILEAYRDFRGALKHGEVAALEILKSAEAKLEDAKAGLKTASDTVAAFPEDGEIAERAKLELVRDEHLRKVQNEESRYQIAKDLADNLTISYNTSDVVMARLMQTTNAKERVYQQAVSFFSTNESVLTALKASFTGLFGLHEATQTLNEMKEGVSKSLEVLAEIGGKVQEEALKAGYGPTIRADAVKKLVDSVINFQVRSVEIVGEMRELSTRNSEEIRNAVEDGKKRLARLATEGKALPLMLDAE from the coding sequence ATGGCTGAAATCGTACCCAGCTCCGCCCTTCAATATCTCGACAAGGCGATGACAACCCTGCGGGATCTTGGTCTTGTGCATGACGAGGCAGAAGAAACACCGATTGTCGGGCTTCTGGAAAAGATTGCCGATATCGAGCCGGACAAGATTGCCATCATCACCCGCACCCTGCAGCAGATGAGCATCTTCAACGAAGTGGTACGCGAGCAGGTTTCGCAGATGTCGATCGGCCAGCGCTACGAAGAGATTTCCGCAGCTTTCAATTCCATTCGCGACGACGCCAAGACCATGGTCGACCAGATCGAAGATGGCAAGCTGGACGTGTTCGAGCGGGCCACCAATGCCTGGATGAAGATCTCGCGTGGCGACATCGCCTCCCGCTTCGACAAGATCAAGGATACCTATCTGGAAGTATCCAAAGACACCAAAGCCAACATCGAGCGCGAACAGACGATCCTTGAAGCCTATCGCGATTTCCGCGGCGCACTGAAACACGGCGAAGTGGCAGCCCTCGAAATCCTCAAATCGGCAGAGGCCAAGCTCGAAGACGCCAAGGCTGGCCTCAAGACGGCTTCCGACACCGTGGCGGCCTTCCCGGAAGATGGCGAAATTGCCGAGCGGGCCAAGCTGGAACTGGTGCGCGATGAACATCTGCGCAAGGTGCAAAATGAAGAGAGCCGCTACCAGATCGCCAAGGACCTCGCCGACAACCTGACCATCAGCTACAACACCTCCGACGTGGTTATGGCTCGCCTGATGCAGACCACCAACGCCAAGGAGCGCGTCTATCAGCAGGCCGTCTCCTTCTTCTCGACCAACGAGTCGGTGCTCACCGCCCTCAAGGCCTCATTCACCGGTCTGTTCGGCCTGCATGAAGCCACCCAGACGCTCAACGAAATGAAGGAAGGTGTCTCCAAGTCGCTGGAAGTACTGGCAGAGATCGGCGGCAAGGTGCAGGAAGAAGCCCTCAAGGCCGGTTATGGCCCGACCATCCGCGCCGATGCAGTCAAGAAGCTTGTCGATAGCGTGATCAATTTCCAGGTTCGCTCGGTCGAGATCGTCGGTGAAATGCGCGAGCTTTCCACCAGGAACAGCGAGGAGATCCGCAACGCCGTGGAAGATGGCAAGAAACGCCTCGCGCGCCTTGCCACCGAAGGCAAGGCCCTGCCGCTGATGCTGGACGCTGAATAA